CGGGAATAAACCTCTTGCCAAAGAGTTGTTGAAGTTTCTCAAAGAATACCAACACAAACATGATTATCGGTTTAGTTTTGGCACCGAGGCGTCATTGAACATGGCGGAAGATGATGAGTTGCTGGCGCTTTTTCGGGAGGCAAATTTCAAATGGGTTTTCATCGGCATTGAATCTCCGGATGCAGAAAGCCTGAAGGAAACAAAGAAATTTCAGAACACCCGCAGCGATATACTTTCTTCCATCCGGAAAATTTATTCCTATGGCATTGATATCTATGGCGGCTTCATCGTCGGTTTTGATAACGACACGATGGCGACGTTCGACAAACAACGTGATTTTATCACGCAGTCGGAAATTCAAGTGGCAATGGTTGGACTGCTCACGGCTGTACCGAAAACGCCTCTGTATGATCGGCTGAAAGCAGAAGCCCGGCTGATTCTTCATGCAAATCATGCAGACAATACCAAGTTGGGCACGAATATCATTCCCAAACAAATGGCCTATGAAGAGATGATTCGCGGGTATCGCGACCTTTATGATCGCCTGGTTCATCCTCGCAATATTGCAGAGCGGATTAAAAATAAGACCCGGCACTTCGCCAATCCTGTTTACAGCGTGAAAAGCTCTTCAGACAATTTATTGAGGATTCTAAGAAAGTTTTTTGTGCACGGACTCATGCCGGGTGGCTTCACTCGGATGTTCCACTTCTTTCGTTCCATACCTTATTTCAAACCGAGGCTCATCCCGCTGGTTATCCAAGATTGGATCATCGGGCTTTCGATGCGGGATTATGTCACACGCCACTTTGTGCAGGAGTTTGACCAGGCCAATCGCTTGGCGCATGGCTATTTGCGGTCAATCGAGAGAGCCTTTCAGCGTTATCTCCAGCACGGCGTTTTGGAAATTTCTCACAACCAGATAAAAAATGCCGCTGCGAATCTCTCAATTTCATTCAAAGGATTTTTGGACAAGACATTCTTTAAGCGCGCTGGCCGTCACCTCGAAAAGCTGCTGAAAGGCACGACTTCATCCATAACCCTGCATATCGAAGAGCTTCATGAGAGCCATCTTCTCTATTTGAATCGATTATTGAACCGGCTTTCGCGGCACGGCGATCGCATCACCGTGACGGTGCATGAAAAACTGCTGACTAAGGTGAATATCGATTCATCTCTGTTCAATCGGGTTTTGGAAGCATAGCCGAAGTTTGTATAATATCCGCCAGAAGTACGAGTACTTTTACATATGAGTACTGGTACTTTCATCTCGAAAAGCCAATCAGGGTCCACCTTTGACATAGTCCTATGGATAGACCTTCTTTGAACCCACATATCTATTGTATTCCTGCTTTAACTTAGCGATATTGATGATGTTGAGTTGCAGATAAGACTCCGCCGTCTGAAGAAACTCTATCCAGACTTTCAGACGGATGCAGTTGTTCAGAAAGAAAACTATGCACGCGAAAATCAAAGTGCTGTTGGCGAGCCGGCCCAAGATGCTGTCTGATGTGGTCAGAAACTTCATTACTCACCAGCCGGATATGGAAGTGGTGGGCGAAGTGCTTGACCCAATCGAGCTCTTGTTTGCTGCCCGAGCAGCAAAAGTGGATGTGGTCATCGTCACGCCGCTCGATTCCGAGGAGGAACCCCCAATATGCCGCCACTTGCTGGCAGAATATCCCCGGTTGAAAATCGTGACGTTGTCGGTACACGGTGAAATCGCCTTTTTGTATGAATCTGGGGCGGGCAAGAAACGTATCGACGAGCCTTGCGAGCAATCTATTCTTGACGCCATCCGGGAGTCCCGGCCCGCGATCACGGATAAATAAAAGGAATGAGGTGACGCCGAAGTGCGTTTGCCGTTTACACAGCGCCGCGGCACCAGTCGCAACAGAATCACGTTTACCCAGGCCTCCCAGCCTGGTCAGAGTTATAACGACTTTTTAACAGCCAAACCTTGAGTGTTCATAACAACTGGAGATCATTCCATGCCAATCACAACACGAGCAACTAGAACCAAGTGCTATCTGCACGAAGTGCAACGACCGGTGGATTTACCCTATGAGCCGTACAAATACCACATTTGCTGGATCTGTCAACTGCGCCTATTGGAAATAGCGAAAATCAATTTTCGCTTCGAGCTTGAACATCAAGTCGTGACGATTTCCGTGCAACCTCAAGTCCCTGAAGAAGTAGCCTAGAGGAGAATATGCAAAGTCAAGGCAACACGATTTTTGTGGGTTTGAAAGTCAATGACCGGCTGCGTGACCAGCTTGATGGCAGCAATTCCACCATGAAGCCGTTCTTCAACGAAAAGAATCCCGACTTTCTCCAAGTGATGCAGATCGATGACGACGAATACATCGGCAAGATTATCGCGAGCGGCGCCTCGTTGGAGGCTTTGAACAATATGCTCATGAACGTGAAAACCATGCTCCAGATGATCTGCCCCAAATTCGTCATGGTTGAGGGCGCGATTAAGGTTCATGCGCTCGCACCTACACCAGTGAGATCGGCCAGCGCCGGACACTACTACGGAAAAGTGATCGCTTGATTCAGCCCAAAGATCTTTATCGCAAGCTCGCGGCGTTGCTGGCGGATATTGACGAGAGAAGATCAAAAGATCATTTTCTCTTTTCCGTTTTGACGAAATTGGAAAATTCCTTTGCCAAAGACTTACACCTCACGCACGGCCGTCTCTATGCGGAGGTGCACGACCAGTTCGTCTTAAAAACGGCTCCGCACCAGCAAGAGTCTGCTTATCGTGAAAAGATGGCGGTTTTGGACGCTGAAACCGTGCAATTGGTGGTCAGCAATGGCAGCTATATTTATAACGATCCGTTGCTGAACATTAATAAGCATGCCAGCTTGCAACGTGAATACACGACGCCGGCAGCATTTCTGATACGGAACGCGGACCGCCGGTGGATTTTTGTCTTCGCGCTCACCAGTGGCTGGGTGCGGGAGGAAGTGGAGTTTTGCCTGAATGCGGTGCGGGCGTTGTTGAACTTTCGACTGCAAGCCGACGCAATGACGAACGCCATGCAGCAGGCCGCAATGATCCAACAGAGCCTTTTACCGAACAGCCCGCCCCACATTGCGGGCTACGAAACCGCCGGGCGTTCACAACCCGCGGAAGAAGTGGGTGGTGATTTTTTTGATTTTTCAGTGTTCGGCCAGGAAAGCTTCAGCGCGGCGGTGGGAGATGCCAGCGGACACGGACTGCCGGCAGCCCTGCTGGTGCGTGATGTGGTGACCGGCTTGCGCATGGGCGTGGAAAAAGAAATGAAAATGGCCGAGGCGATGCAAAAGCTCAATCGTGTCATTCACCGCAGCACCTTGTCCACCCGTTTTGTCTCACTGTTTTATGGAGAGATCGAAAGCAACGGCAATATTTTTTATGTCAATGCCGGACATCCGCCGCCGCTGCTCGTGCAGGGCGCACAGGTCAAACAGCTCGACGCGACAGGCACGATTCTCGGCGCGATGCCTGAAATCTCGCTGCAACGCGCCTTCATACACTTCTCACCAGGCGCCGTTTTAGTGATGTATAGTGACGGTTTGTTGGAGCGGCGTAACCACGCAGATGAAGAATTCGGGCTCACACGCTTGGAAAACCTGATTGTTGAACATCAAAAGAGTAGCGCACAAAAGATTCTCGAGGTAATTTACCAAACCGTCTTTGCGTTTGGAAATCAAACGAAGTGGCAGGATGATGTTACCGCGGTAGTTATAAGAAAAATGGCCGCTTGATCTCTTGGTGCATGGTGGGCGGAGGCGGGGAACTGCGTCGCGGCTTTGAGTAACAAGCCGAGCTGTTGTAACCCAATCTCCAGAGGCTGGAACTACGCGCGTGACCTCACCGCGAAAACATAATTGTGGCTGGACTTGATGCAGTTCAATTGGCTGTAGCCATAATTAAAATTGACATACCACGCTAAGTCCGCATTCCCTCTTTCCGAGGTCCACATCCACAATCTCTGCTTGGCATTGAAAATCGGGTCGATATACAGCCCTGCACTGCTGGGAGAATCCTGCAACAGCGTCAAGGCTTCTTCCAGCGTGGGCAACCGCCAATCGGTGAAACCGGCAAACCCACACTTATTCAAATAGTGAACCCAGGTCATGGCCATAGGGTAGGCCATCGCTTGAGTGGAGCTAGATTGCTGCCACATTAGCCCGGTCCTGCGGTCAATCACAACTTCGTCTCGGCGCAAAATCCTCGCTACAAATCTATTCGTCCCCCGGATTTTTTTGATCTTGCCTTGAGTCTTGGTCGAGCTATTCTCTACGCGCATAATTTTTCCTGTGCCCGCGCGGCTGCGCTGGTAAAAAAAGGTGATACTGTGGATCGTGCAGGGGTAATATATGCCAAAATAGCTTAGCAAAGAAGCTCTATTTAAAAAATATAGCCCGCCTGGGCGCGTGTGCTGTTGCTATAGCCCTGCTGAACGACTTTCAAAATAACGCCGATAAGACCCGCCACAGCGCAAATAGAAACGCAACCGCGGTTGCGCCGAGCGCGACAATTCCCCAAAGTTGAATGCGATTATTCTCTTTCTGTCTCTCGGAATAGCCCAGCAACATCGCAGCGAGATAGCCGCCCACAAAACCGCCGCCGTGCGCCCAGTTGTTGACGATCCCGCCCATGAAAAAGCCGAAGACAAACATCATAACGGCAAATTGCATCGCTTGACTATAAACACCCTGGCCAAATGTGCCGCCGCGACTGCGGCCATAATAAACCAATGCACCCAACAGTCCAAAAATCGAGCCAGACGCGCCTACGGTGTAGGGAATGCCGACGATAAAAGAGACAACAAAACCGAGAGCGCCAGATACAGTGAAAATCACAATCAAACGGCTCACGCCAAACAATTCTTCCACCGGCGGCGCAAGCTGCCGCAGCCACAATAAGTTGAAAAAGATGTGCGGCAACGAACCGTGCAAATAAATCGCGGTGATGAGCGTCCACCAACGCCCGTCGAGAATGGCAGCCAGGCCAGTCATGCCCATCCTGTCAAGTATGGCGCCGTCTGGCGAGAGAAAGCCGAGCAGCATGCTGATGAGGCCGCCGCCGCGTGGGCGAAATATCGCGCTCGGATTCAACAACAAGGCCAACACATACAATGCGACACAAACCGTTGTGACGATTTGTGTGAATCCGAAATTTTGAAAAAGTTGGCGAAGCTTTGGCCCAACGCCCCACAAGCCGGGATTTTTGTAGCCGCAATAGACGCACGTCTCGGCTCTGGCGCTGACGAGTTTGCCGCAATTCGGGCAAATGATCGCGCGCAATTCTTGTTCTGCCATTTTAGCCTTTCACATGAAAACCATTCGTGCACAATGTGATTTTGCGAACAGGAAAGCCGGTTTGCAGATGGGGCCGCATCTAATTTCAAAACCCGGGGGATCACCAAAACGCCATCACTCACCCTCTTCAAGCCTGGAAAATCTGTTCACACGGCGAAGTCTAACCCTTGTTCTCTATTTATGCAAGCGTTTTTTGGAGCAGTGGCTCCTCAAAACCGGACGAAGGTTCCAGACAGGTTTGCGAATGATTACCCGTCTGCGACAGCCGCAGGATAAGAATAATTTGACAGGCGCTGTTAAACCCATGGCCGCGCAACCTTAGCGGATCGAGACGGCTGGCTGCGAATTAGACATCTTGTTTGTCCACGATGCTGACGGATTCTTTGAGAATCTGTTTTGTTCCGCGGTGAGTCCGGTCAATTGTCGAGCCCTTTTCGCATTCGTTACGGGACCAGTAAATTGAGAACCATCTTTAATTTTGTGCGCAATGATTCGAAGATACAAGTCTACAAGATTTGTGAAAATCAATTCGCCTGCTCAAAACGCGCGTCTAGGAAGTTGGCGATTTGGGATTCAGAACCCTACGCCATGTGTGCTTTTTTTAGAAAAATGACCGATCTCCGTCGAAGCCAGTTGAACAATTCCTCCCCACAATTGTCTTCTTCAATGGTATTGCTTCGGGAAATTTCTTGTATATATTGCGGCGTGGAATATTTCATAGACTATTCAAGCGGAACAACCAAAAAGGGTGGCGACGATGCGTTCACTGTCAAAATTCTGGCTGTTTTCTTTTGGCTGTCTCATTCCCTTCAGCAATTTCATAACGAAAGCGCAGGCTGAGGATTGGCCGCGCTGGCGTGGACCACGCAATGACGGCACCAGCACGGAAACCGGCTTGCCGGCAAGCTGGAGCAAAACCGAGAACATCAAATGGCGCGTCGAGCTTCCCGGCCCGGCGCCTTCGACGCCGATCATTTGGCGGGATCGCATCTTTTTGACGGCCACCAGCGGCTCTTCTCTGGTGTTGATGAGCTTGAATACCGACGGGAAAATCCTGTGGCAGAAAACACTGGGCAGCGGAAATTACGAGATTCGGCAAGATGAGAGCAATGCCGCTTCGCCCTCGCCCTCGACCGATGGCAAATACGTTTGGGTGAAATTCGGCACGGGCATTCTGGCTTGTTTCGATTTCGAGGGCAATGAAATTTGGCGCTTTGATTTGCAGAAACGTTATCAGCCCTTCAGCATGTATCACGGCATGTCATCGTCGCCGTTGTTGGACGGCGACCGGCTGTATCTGCAATTATTGCATACCAACGAACAACTCGTGCTCGCGCTTGATAAAAACACCGGCCGCGAAATTTGGAAACATACGCGCAAAACCGATGCAACCGAAGAGTCGCTGCATTCCTATGCCACCCCCTTTTTGTATCGCTTCGGCAAACAGGAATTTTTGTTGACGCACGGATCGGATTATGTTGTGGCGCACGATCTCAAAGATGGCCGCGAATTGTGGCGCTGCGGCGGCTTGAATAATAAACAAAATTATAATCCGTTTTTTCGCTTTGTAGCCTCGCCGGTGGCGTCTTCCGGATTGATCGTGGTGCCGTCTGCGAAAAATGGGCCGGTACTCGGCTTGAATCCTGCCAACGCCACGGGCGACATCACCCAAAACAAATCCGACTATCATTGGCGCTTGACAGAAAACACGCCGGATGTGCCCTCGCCGTTGGTGCATGACGGCCTGGTGTATCTGTGCCGCGAGAACGGCGTGCTGATTTGTTTGGACGCCAAAACCGGCGAACAGTATTATCTCGAGCGCACGCACAATCAGCGGCATCGTGCCTCGCCGGTTTACGCCGACGGCAAAATTTATTTGATGGCGACGGACGGCGTGACCACGGT
This Cytophagia bacterium CHB2 DNA region includes the following protein-coding sequences:
- a CDS encoding radical SAM protein; protein product: MAGEAEYIWKQFCQDFQNNTPKRLYQESGMVDLTDSPVPRFDLLDLQKYRSVSLQFSRGCPFRCEFCDIIVMFGRKPRTKSLKQVGKELDLLRQLNVHNPFFVDDNLIGNKPLAKELLKFLKEYQHKHDYRFSFGTEASLNMAEDDELLALFREANFKWVFIGIESPDAESLKETKKFQNTRSDILSSIRKIYSYGIDIYGGFIVGFDNDTMATFDKQRDFITQSEIQVAMVGLLTAVPKTPLYDRLKAEARLILHANHADNTKLGTNIIPKQMAYEEMIRGYRDLYDRLVHPRNIAERIKNKTRHFANPVYSVKSSSDNLLRILRKFFVHGLMPGGFTRMFHFFRSIPYFKPRLIPLVIQDWIIGLSMRDYVTRHFVQEFDQANRLAHGYLRSIERAFQRYLQHGVLEISHNQIKNAAANLSISFKGFLDKTFFKRAGRHLEKLLKGTTSSITLHIEELHESHLLYLNRLLNRLSRHGDRITVTVHEKLLTKVNIDSSLFNRVLEA
- a CDS encoding response regulator transcription factor, whose protein sequence is MHAKIKVLLASRPKMLSDVVRNFITHQPDMEVVGEVLDPIELLFAARAAKVDVVIVTPLDSEEEPPICRHLLAEYPRLKIVTLSVHGEIAFLYESGAGKKRIDEPCEQSILDAIRESRPAITDK
- a CDS encoding DUF1566 domain-containing protein, with translation MLSYFGIYYPCTIHSITFFYQRSRAGTGKIMRVENSSTKTQGKIKKIRGTNRFVARILRRDEVVIDRRTGLMWQQSSSTQAMAYPMAMTWVHYLNKCGFAGFTDWRLPTLEEALTLLQDSPSSAGLYIDPIFNAKQRLWMWTSERGNADLAWYVNFNYGYSQLNCIKSSHNYVFAVRSRA
- a CDS encoding rhomboid family intramembrane serine protease; the protein is MAEQELRAIICPNCGKLVSARAETCVYCGYKNPGLWGVGPKLRQLFQNFGFTQIVTTVCVALYVLALLLNPSAIFRPRGGGLISMLLGFLSPDGAILDRMGMTGLAAILDGRWWTLITAIYLHGSLPHIFFNLLWLRQLAPPVEELFGVSRLIVIFTVSGALGFVVSFIVGIPYTVGASGSIFGLLGALVYYGRSRGGTFGQGVYSQAMQFAVMMFVFGFFMGGIVNNWAHGGGFVGGYLAAMLLGYSERQKENNRIQLWGIVALGATAVAFLFALWRVLSALF
- a CDS encoding pyrrolo-quinoline quinone translates to MRSLSKFWLFSFGCLIPFSNFITKAQAEDWPRWRGPRNDGTSTETGLPASWSKTENIKWRVELPGPAPSTPIIWRDRIFLTATSGSSLVLMSLNTDGKILWQKTLGSGNYEIRQDESNAASPSPSTDGKYVWVKFGTGILACFDFEGNEIWRFDLQKRYQPFSMYHGMSSSPLLDGDRLYLQLLHTNEQLVLALDKNTGREIWKHTRKTDATEESLHSYATPFLYRFGKQEFLLTHGSDYVVAHDLKDGRELWRCGGLNNKQNYNPFFRFVASPVASSGLIVVPSAKNGPVLGLNPANATGDITQNKSDYHWRLTENTPDVPSPLVHDGLVYLCRENGVLICLDAKTGEQYYLERTHNQRHRASPVYADGKIYLMATDGVTTVVKAGKKFEKLAQNTIEERVSASLAPANGVIYLRSYKALYAIAQK